The Roseofilum casamattae BLCC-M143 genome has a segment encoding these proteins:
- a CDS encoding ATP adenylyltransferase family protein, translating to MQASPPLFTSGTLLEQIDRQTQHALECSALRPLQTDYEVVEEGGIPFVVRVVSNLARKAAEKRKQERSQQLGKPANPFLPCDRDLVVCDLLPSHRCVLNKFNVVSRHILIVTREFESQENWLTLADFQALWLALAEIDGLGFYNAGADAGASQPHKHLQVVPLPLIPDGIAIPIAQKLDLKPAESAPYKSQELPFNHALVSFAPNLVNSPDNAARVSFDRYQELLRYLGYLETEQLGVRQTGAYNLLVTRRWMMLIPRSQDAYQSISVNSLGFAGALLVRNRDRLQQLKQIGLGNLLARVSRS from the coding sequence ATGCAAGCTAGCCCTCCCTTATTTACCTCCGGCACCTTACTCGAGCAGATCGATCGCCAAACGCAACATGCTCTCGAATGCAGTGCGTTGCGTCCCCTACAGACGGACTATGAAGTTGTCGAAGAAGGGGGAATTCCATTTGTGGTGAGAGTGGTATCGAATTTAGCTCGAAAAGCGGCAGAAAAACGGAAACAAGAGCGATCGCAGCAATTGGGAAAACCGGCCAACCCGTTTCTGCCCTGCGATCGCGATTTAGTCGTGTGCGATCTGCTACCGTCACATCGCTGCGTCCTGAATAAATTTAATGTGGTCTCTCGCCATATTCTCATCGTCACTCGCGAATTTGAGTCTCAGGAGAATTGGTTGACTCTAGCCGATTTTCAGGCCTTGTGGTTAGCCCTAGCAGAAATTGACGGTCTCGGGTTTTATAATGCTGGAGCAGATGCGGGAGCGAGTCAACCGCACAAACATTTACAAGTCGTTCCCTTACCCCTCATTCCCGATGGAATTGCGATTCCGATCGCGCAAAAGCTAGACTTAAAACCTGCTGAAAGCGCCCCCTACAAGAGTCAGGAACTCCCCTTTAATCATGCTTTGGTCTCTTTTGCACCCAATCTAGTCAATTCGCCCGATAATGCCGCTCGAGTGAGTTTCGATCGCTACCAGGAACTGCTGCGTTATCTTGGATATCTGGAAACGGAACAATTAGGAGTTCGACAAACTGGCGCTTATAATTTACTGGTGACTCGTCGTTGGATGATGCTGATTCCGCGATCGCAAGACGCTTACCAATCGATTTCGGTCAACTCCCTCGGATTTGCGGGTGCCTTATTAGTGCGAAATCGCGATCGCCTGCAACAACTGAAACAAATAGGATTGGGCAATCTACTCGCTCGCGTTTCCCGAAGTTAG
- a CDS encoding DUF1830 domain-containing protein, which translates to MSQIIDPLSNLASRSTVCSYKNVSPLIQIARISNISGWYFERVIFPQEYLLFEAPLTAKLEIYQKDNNGIVARITEIPCDRLAVVEAEAVIA; encoded by the coding sequence ATGAGCCAAATCATCGATCCCTTATCAAACCTTGCATCTCGCAGTACCGTCTGCAGCTATAAAAATGTTAGCCCATTAATTCAGATTGCCCGAATCTCCAATATTTCTGGATGGTATTTCGAGCGGGTGATTTTTCCGCAAGAGTATTTATTATTTGAAGCTCCCTTAACTGCAAAGTTGGAAATTTATCAGAAAGATAATAATGGCATCGTGGCTCGGATTACTGAGATTCCATGCGATCGCCTGGCGGTTGTAGAAGCGGAAGCCGTTATCGCATAA
- a CDS encoding protochlorophyllide reductase, producing the protein MGQNRNLTAIITGASSGVGLYATKALAKREDWHIIMACRNLEKAEAAAKELEIPTDAYTLMHLDLASLESVRNFVQTFRGSDRSLDVLLCNAAVYLPLLKEPQRSPEGYELSVATNHLGHFLLCNLLLEDLIHSKFSNRRLIILGTVTANSKELGGKIPIPAPPDLGDMKGLEQGFKAPISMIDGKKFKSGKAYKDSKLCNMLVTRELHRRYYESTGIVFNSLYPGCVADTPLFRNHYPLFQKLFPLFQKNITGGYVTQELAGERVADVMANTKYQRSGVHWSWGNRQEEGREGFVQELSAEGSDGEKAKRLWELSEKLVGLA; encoded by the coding sequence ATGGGACAAAACCGTAACTTAACCGCAATTATCACAGGCGCTTCCTCTGGCGTTGGTCTCTATGCAACCAAAGCCTTAGCCAAACGGGAAGACTGGCATATTATTATGGCCTGCCGTAATTTAGAGAAAGCCGAAGCCGCAGCGAAAGAGCTAGAGATTCCAACAGATGCTTATACCCTAATGCATCTAGACCTCGCCAGTTTAGAGAGCGTCCGCAACTTCGTACAGACCTTTCGAGGGAGCGATCGCTCTCTCGACGTGCTATTGTGTAATGCGGCAGTCTACTTGCCCTTACTCAAAGAACCTCAGCGATCGCCAGAAGGCTACGAACTCAGCGTTGCCACCAACCACCTCGGTCATTTCCTGCTCTGCAACCTGCTCTTAGAAGACCTGATTCACTCCAAATTCTCTAACCGTCGCCTCATTATCCTCGGAACCGTAACCGCCAATAGCAAAGAGCTGGGCGGTAAAATTCCTATCCCCGCACCTCCCGACTTAGGAGACATGAAAGGGTTAGAACAAGGGTTCAAAGCGCCAATTTCCATGATTGACGGCAAGAAATTTAAATCCGGTAAAGCCTATAAAGATAGCAAACTTTGCAACATGCTCGTCACTCGGGAACTCCATCGTCGCTATTATGAATCCACCGGTATTGTCTTTAACTCCCTCTATCCCGGATGCGTCGCCGATACTCCCCTCTTCCGCAACCACTATCCCCTCTTCCAAAAGCTTTTCCCCCTCTTCCAAAAAAACATTACGGGAGGTTATGTCACTCAAGAATTAGCAGGAGAGCGCGTCGCTGATGTCATGGCCAATACGAAATACCAGCGTTCTGGGGTGCATTGGAGTTGGGGAAATCGCCAGGAAGAAGGACGGGAAGGCTTCGTGCAGGAACTTTCGGCTGAAGGAAGCGATGGGGAAAAAGCCAAGCGCCTTTGGGAATTGAGCGAAAAATTAGTTGGATTGGCTTAA
- a CDS encoding phycobilisome rod-core linker polypeptide — protein sequence MSSVAVAGDRSAQFYQAYQPFKETAPVELCPNFSDSDADIVIRAVYRQVLGNAHVMESERLTVLESQLKGGEISVREFVRQVAKSELYRSRFFENCYRYRAIELNFKHLLGRAPDNFEEMRSHSTVLDDRGFEADIDTYLDSDEYQTTFGENIVPYYQGYRTQSGQSMLEFTNMLQLVRSASSSDKDLMTRNKPQLTRALIENAPYGQRKVKDVKDILAEVLRPKYQFITTTSTSAIATTAADLSLQQKIEEQAEKIARLQQQLKDLSPFATIGAAQLKSGWRSSFVSAAEVLSGSLQEQADEQAALIASLEQQMADARRYATIGEARLNKWRRRTFNS from the coding sequence ATGAGTAGTGTGGCAGTGGCAGGCGATCGCTCGGCGCAATTCTATCAGGCATACCAGCCGTTTAAGGAAACCGCACCGGTTGAATTGTGTCCTAATTTCTCAGATTCCGATGCGGATATCGTTATCCGGGCAGTTTACCGCCAAGTGTTGGGCAATGCTCACGTCATGGAGAGCGAGCGGCTTACTGTTCTGGAGTCCCAACTCAAGGGTGGCGAAATTAGCGTCCGCGAATTTGTCCGCCAGGTCGCCAAGTCCGAACTATATCGTTCTCGTTTCTTCGAGAATTGCTATCGATATCGGGCTATCGAGCTGAACTTCAAACACCTATTGGGACGCGCCCCGGATAACTTTGAGGAAATGCGCTCTCACAGCACGGTTTTGGACGATCGCGGATTTGAGGCAGATATTGATACTTATTTAGATAGCGATGAATATCAAACAACCTTTGGCGAAAATATTGTTCCCTACTACCAGGGCTATCGCACTCAGTCCGGGCAATCGATGCTGGAATTTACTAATATGCTGCAATTAGTGCGCAGTGCTTCCAGTAGCGATAAGGATTTAATGACTCGCAACAAACCGCAATTGACTCGTGCCCTGATCGAAAACGCACCTTACGGTCAGCGTAAGGTTAAGGATGTAAAAGATATTTTGGCAGAGGTCTTAAGACCGAAGTACCAGTTTATCACGACAACAAGCACGAGCGCGATCGCGACGACGGCTGCCGATTTGTCTTTGCAGCAAAAGATTGAAGAACAAGCCGAGAAAATTGCTCGCTTGCAACAGCAATTGAAGGATTTATCACCTTTTGCAACAATTGGAGCGGCACAACTCAAAAGCGGTTGGCGTTCTTCGTTTGTCTCTGCGGCTGAGGTGCTCTCCGGTTCCCTGCAAGAGCAGGCAGACGAGCAAGCGGCGCTGATTGCCTCATTGGAACAACAAATGGCAGATGCTCGACGTTATGCGACGATTGGAGAAGCTCGCTTGAATAAATGGCGCCGCCGCACTTTCAACAGTTAG
- a CDS encoding DUF3747 domain-containing protein produces MKKSLLSRLAVVATTTVVGMTAWVSTARAFFDHTEVGQDKFVAIAAPRGSTAHQLLILEQKSTSRQCWSESGQSPTIVNPLLLNFDFTGICGRSTDSNGFSIRVNNEDLALKYSLRIVRRDNDLVLLGSSNTPGGGEIEIGRANGVTSDFAKINLNPGWRFAKRSYQGQTLGHVYLLNDSQLSALVGTPGPSDPNPVDPNPVDPNPVDPPRFRDIANDIYVSEINQAVDLGFVSGFAEDNTFRPQNSLTREQLVSMVLESLKTIPGANVSIPTQTSISPYPDVSSSRWSAAKIQWAKDNEIVSGYTDGTFRPAQLVTRAELMAVQRRATEFARRARGLSPQFTGKEPPKQFSDIENHWAADLITQMSTYCSVASPLNETGEQFTPNLNARRNYAAAATLRMLNCVKSDISTASS; encoded by the coding sequence ATGAAAAAATCATTGCTCTCCCGTCTAGCTGTTGTTGCTACCACTACTGTAGTTGGGATGACTGCCTGGGTCTCTACTGCTCGCGCCTTCTTCGACCATACCGAAGTCGGACAAGATAAGTTTGTTGCGATCGCCGCTCCGCGAGGAAGCACCGCTCATCAACTGCTAATTTTGGAACAAAAATCTACCTCTCGTCAATGTTGGAGCGAAAGCGGCCAAAGTCCGACCATTGTTAACCCGCTTTTACTTAACTTTGACTTCACCGGAATTTGCGGTCGCAGCACCGATAGTAATGGCTTTTCTATTCGGGTGAATAACGAAGATTTAGCCCTGAAATATAGCTTGCGGATCGTGCGGCGCGATAACGATCTCGTCTTACTTGGATCGTCAAATACTCCAGGCGGCGGAGAGATAGAAATTGGTCGTGCTAATGGGGTAACCTCGGACTTTGCTAAAATTAATCTCAATCCCGGTTGGCGGTTTGCTAAACGTTCTTATCAAGGACAAACTCTCGGTCATGTTTACTTGCTCAATGACTCGCAACTGAGCGCCTTAGTCGGTACGCCAGGGCCTTCCGATCCCAACCCCGTCGATCCCAATCCTGTAGACCCAAATCCGGTCGATCCTCCTAGATTTCGAGATATTGCCAATGACATTTATGTCAGCGAAATTAATCAAGCCGTCGATCTTGGTTTTGTTTCCGGATTTGCTGAAGACAATACCTTCCGTCCCCAAAATTCTTTAACGCGGGAACAATTGGTATCGATGGTATTAGAATCACTGAAAACAATTCCCGGTGCAAATGTCAGCATTCCCACCCAAACATCTATCTCTCCCTATCCCGATGTTTCCTCATCCCGGTGGAGCGCGGCGAAAATTCAATGGGCGAAAGATAATGAGATTGTCAGTGGCTATACCGATGGTACTTTCCGACCGGCACAACTGGTTACCCGCGCGGAGTTAATGGCCGTGCAGCGTCGCGCCACCGAATTCGCTCGTAGAGCGCGCGGTTTGAGTCCTCAGTTTACCGGAAAAGAACCTCCCAAACAGTTTAGCGATATTGAGAATCATTGGGCTGCGGATTTAATTACGCAAATGTCTACTTACTGCTCGGTTGCCTCGCCATTAAATGAGACGGGAGAGCAGTTTACTCCTAATCTTAATGCTCGGCGAAATTATGCCGCTGCGGCCACATTGCGGATGCTTAATTGCGTGAAATCCGATATTTCGACAGCGTCTTCGTAA